Part of the Cyanobacterium sp. T60_A2020_053 genome is shown below.
AATTCTAAGACTTTAGCTTCTAAATACAAGTTTTTTGTCAAACCATAAAAAGGACAATTAAGCATTTGTAAAATAACCATTTTCATGGAAGGTATAATGATTTGCGGTGTGGAAATAGGTAAAGTATTATCCCCATAAAAAAAGGGTTTTAAATCCTCTGGAAAGTTATCACCATACTCATTAATTAATGAGTCTAATAAAGATTGACTTAAATGTATATCCACTGCTTTAGAGGGAGTATTAGCTAATTCTTGCCATATATCCCCCTCATTATTTTTTTCAATTACATAACAAAATCCTTCTTTAAAATTGGTGTTAATATTAGGTGGAATATATTGGGGTAAACTTAATTTAAAGGCAATTTCTAGGGTTTCTTCTATATTTCCTCGACTATCGATAATGACGTTTTCATATAGTTGATAATCATGGATTACGATGGAAATTCCATTTCGTAGTATGATTTCTCTTTTATAGCCTTTTCCTAGCCATTCAGGAGCTAAAAAAGTGCGATCGCACTTATCTTTAATTAAGTCAGGATTAGTGTTAAGAGTGTATTGTCGTGATAGATTTTTTAATTCGGTATTATCAAATTTAATAGTCATAAATAAAGGATAATTGAGTAAGTAAAAAAAGATTTTATTCAGAAGTGAATAATTAATTAATAACTCGGTATTGCTTAGTAGAAAATAACTCTTTCTTTCCTGATTGCCCCACTGTCATGATCTCTTTCGTCACTTCTAATCTTCCTTGACGAGTGATAACTTTTTCACTTTTTAAGTCACAATAACTTATTTCTACTTCTGCCCAATTTGGTTCATCTTCTTCTTGATTTTTTACTATTTCTTGAGAAATAACTCGACCAGTTTTAGGATAAGTTAACCATTTTCCGCCAATTTCTTGCCACAATTTAGCTTCTAAAATTTGCTCTAAATAACTAACTCCACTCCATCCCCGATAATAAGGACGCAATTTGTTAATATCTTCGGAATTATTAACTAAAGTATTTAAAATTTCTAAGTTTAAATGTCCCCAATATCTACCGCTAGGGAAATCAATTAAAGTTGGTGCAAAACGATGTCCACCAATATGACTACAGCGCCATATTCTTAAGTTATTATTACTATATTCTTTTCTTAATTTTTCGTAAACAGGATAGCCAAAGCGACTACAGGCTATATCCACGTTACCATGGGTGCAAACTAATATTTCTCTGATATAATCCGAGTTTTGTTGATATTCTTCAAATTGATCAAGATTCGATGAGGTAATTAAGCTAATCGCTAAGTCATTGATTTTGTCAAGGGGTAGCAAATATTCTTTTTTCTCTAGGTTATTAAATAACGGTGAAGGGCGCTGGTAGTGAATCACCCTAGTTAATCCTTGTTGAGAATACATTTTATCAGATGCGATGGCTAAAGGACGAAATTTGTTTAATTTTCCCTGAGACATTAACTCAGATATGAAAGAAACAAAGGGTTTTAATTCTTCCCTACTCGTCCAAAATTTTGCTTCCCATGGTTGGGGTAATTCTATTATTAGCCATCGATCATAACATCCTGCACTACCTAATGGGTCTTCTCCATTGTTTTGGGAGATAAGATTACAAAATTGACAATCATTTACATTGAAGGGTGATTCTAATAACATAAATTTGTTTGAGAAACTTTATTTTGAATCTGATCATTAAGATCAAACTTTTAAGAAAAATTATCAATAAGAATTATAACAGATTATGAACAGTCCGAAGATACTTCATTGCTTTTCTAGGTGAATAGCTTTTTCAAAGAGACAATAGCGTCTCATTTAAAATTATATATCAGGCACATTTTTTTCTAAATTTTTAGATATATCTAATTGCCAAAAAACAATAGTAATAATAATACCTAAAAAAGAAAATATAGTATATTGAAAAGCCATACCAGCGCCCTCCGCCGTGCCAAAGATAGGGCTTAAAATATTAGAATTATTAAATAAAGGTTCAAAAAAATTATCAGCTAATAAACCTGAAATCAATAAGCCAAATGGTGACATAACCTGAGCGATGAAATAACGAGAAGCAAAAACTCTTCCTTGAAAAGAAGGATCAACTTTTGATAACCAAATTGATTGATTAGAACTACCAATTAAAGGAGAGAAAAAAGACATAAAAAATCCTGACAACATCC
Proteins encoded:
- a CDS encoding helix-turn-helix transcriptional regulator; protein product: MTIKFDNTELKNLSRQYTLNTNPDLIKDKCDRTFLAPEWLGKGYKREIILRNGISIVIHDYQLYENVIIDSRGNIEETLEIAFKLSLPQYIPPNINTNFKEGFCYVIEKNNEGDIWQELANTPSKAVDIHLSQSLLDSLINEYGDNFPEDLKPFFYGDNTLPISTPQIIIPSMKMVILQMLNCPFYGLTKNLYLEAKVLELIALKLEYLSNQNQVKTINKIKLNQIDREAIYQAEKILINNYQNPPSLTELAHQVGLNARKLKEGFKEIFNNTVFGHLYYYRMNMAQNLLKQQKNVAIVAENVGYNSATSFNAAFQKLFGVNPKTFQLAHR
- a CDS encoding sucrase ferredoxin, which translates into the protein MLLESPFNVNDCQFCNLISQNNGEDPLGSAGCYDRWLIIELPQPWEAKFWTSREELKPFVSFISELMSQGKLNKFRPLAIASDKMYSQQGLTRVIHYQRPSPLFNNLEKKEYLLPLDKINDLAISLITSSNLDQFEEYQQNSDYIREILVCTHGNVDIACSRFGYPVYEKLRKEYSNNNLRIWRCSHIGGHRFAPTLIDFPSGRYWGHLNLEILNTLVNNSEDINKLRPYYRGWSGVSYLEQILEAKLWQEIGGKWLTYPKTGRVISQEIVKNQEEDEPNWAEVEISYCDLKSEKVITRQGRLEVTKEIMTVGQSGKKELFSTKQYRVIN